In Harpia harpyja isolate bHarHar1 chromosome W, bHarHar1 primary haplotype, whole genome shotgun sequence, the sequence gtgtgagacaccaaaacagtcattttctggcccagagtaaacttttgggcttcctgtatgttcagtattacagctgcaaccgcccgcaggcatccaggccaaccttttgcagtcgtgtctaactgcttagagaggtaggcaactgcccatcaatatggacccaggttttgtgctaatattcccagggcaatgccctgcttctcgtgagagtaaagaagaaatggcttactCACAtgtgggagtcctaaggccggggccgacatcaaagcctttttcagtagctcaaaggtgtttctgctcagtggctgtcagcgcatacagtggtttaacaagcaatccataattatagatccacaatcagcaccaccccgtcattcccagaaaagtccgtaactcttttactgtctgaggtctccgagtttggcatattgcctctttacgggcctgtcccaaagttctttgtcccgcactaatttcatagcccaaataattcactttgcgttgcattacctgtgccgccttcttggatacccggtacccctggagtcccaggaaattcagcagactcactgtccatgtcatacaatctttctctgtcttggtggtgatcaggatatcatccacatactgcaacagctttccctcctcagacggggtttcccaggattctaagtctttcacaagctgattgccgaaaatggtaggactattcttaaatccttgtggcaacaccgtccaagtgagctgggtctttcgaccactcttggggttttcccattcaaatgcaaataatttttggctggcttcatggagagggaggcaaaagaaagcatccttcaaatctaaaacagtaaaccaagtcaattcagatgttaatacggtcaacagggtatatgggttcgccactaccgggtaaagatcttcagttatcttattcaccgcccgtaagtcttggaccacccgatatgacccatcgggcttccgaacaggtaatataggggtattgaattcagactcacactcttttaataatcccaactgcaaaaatttttctatcaccggccggattccttctctgtcttccttctttaggggatattgtttaattcttactggcttttggccttccttgatcctaacttcaacaggtggagcacttttcgctcttccaggtgcatcagtagcccatacccctgggtacacttggtttaagatgtcctcattaatgcttccttctagggggagactggttaaggctaggctcaatatttgaatatattgctgatcttttacctccagagtaatttctctcttttcgaatacaatttttgctcccaatcgttccaacaagtcccttcccaaaagtgcctttggggagttgggcatatataaaaatttgtgaatgccccattgtttccctaatttatattctaaaggtttacaaaaatatgccttttcactttggccagtcgctcctttcaccatgacatagtcatctcccaggggcatcaaagcttggttcagaaccgagtatgttgccctcgtatctaccaaaaattctacctcttcttgtgttttccctagcttaattataaccagtggatccgctagggtagattccccaggttcccgtcaatctcccttcacatgggctactgttcttcctgtttgagccctctgatcctccttcttgttccttgggcattcctttttccaatgaccaaatttcttacacaaagcacattgatccttgtccagtcggggcaagtctcgtctaggccctcttcctctttcttcctggataacagccattaatttcctttgcccttgcctatatccttcttctctgttactctccaggcttcatccaacaatatttctaaattcctaccctctgtagggcgtaatttctgaagtttgcgccttatatcccctgtagattgacccagaaacagggagaccaattgttgtactcctacctctgacccaggatccagcggtgtgctgcggcacattacatccctcagtcgatccaggaattcggatggagactcggaaggactctgtttgactgcatataaagctgaccaatttatagttttggggattgccctctccattgcttttgtaatccaatcctgatacccctgcagtctttccatatgtgcagatctattaacatcccactttgggtcttggagagggaaatattccttaatgtcccctcctgtaatcttataatgatcttcagcaagattccctgctgtttttaaaatcagccgtttctctgtctcagtcatatattccaataatagctgtatatccttccaatcagggttatgctgttttacaataaattggacatgcttagttacacttaccggatctctcctataatcttttgcaacctttttccattcccctagatcagcagtagaaaagggtactttgattaacatcgtcccaccatccggcctcaccgcctctcggagaggtgcttgtaaagctgttgaggtagttttcttcctagtacgggaagatacagggctgtccgggggggtcggagttctatccgagtctgcatcctgttcctgtggtcgagggcgaggcttaaacaaatcagttagatcttgttctggtgcctgatgaattttatttgtctttgtacatctttgtccaatactacatgccgaacagcaccgcctcagtttacctctaagctccttgttgttctctcgctcaagtgcaagcaccatggggtcctgtgggggtaccattccacagtccctttgccactccggatggtttcggagggtgaaaaacatgtctgcatacgaaacctcatcccattttccttctctccttaaaaacagcattagttgtaatagagtattataatctattgacccattaagtggccacttagcatcaccttctaacttatacaacggccaccgctgattgcagtatttaataaggttctttttattttccgtacct encodes:
- the LOC128136285 gene encoding uncharacterized protein LOC128136285; its protein translation is MWEEDWEKTIKRCKKRFAWKLIKRRSYKMGNNQGGILRKSPLGCVIAHWKDIVGTGGTENKKNLIKYCNQRWPLYKLEGDAKWPLNGSIDYNTLLQLMLFLRREGKWDEVSYADMFFTLRNHPEWQRDCGMVPPQDPMVLALERENNKELRGKLRRCCSACSIGQRCTKTNKIHQAPEQDLTDLFKPRPRPQEQDADSDRTPTPPDSPVSSRTRKKTTSTALQAPLREAVRPDGGTMLIKVPFSTADLGEWKKVAKDYRRDPLYMQSNRVLPSLHPNSWID